The window GTGTACCTTTTTCATCGGTATGGTTTTCCAATTAGTTTTCATTGCTATCTCTCTAATCGACATTTCTATGTGATCATTGCTAAATTTTCAGTACTCCTATCAAATCGATGAAGTGTTTTCTGACAAggactatttaaaaaatgaggcttcaatgaagaaattaattgaTAGGGAAATATCCACGCGCACAAATGTCAAACATAATGGACCAAGCATTGTTGCTCGACTCATGGGGATGGATATGTTGCCCTTGGATGCTAAAGATGTAGTTGAGCTAAGTGACAAGAGGCATAATAGCAAGGGAGTCAAGACTTCAAATAAAGAAAGCAATGGCAGGGGCTTGCATTCTCTTGCATCCTccaaatcaaattattcaaaGCAAATGGATCTGCACTCATCTTATCACGATAATGACAAGGATGCTGATCGTGATCGCTGGGGCAGTAGTCAGAAGATGGGAGTATCACACCGTCAGGAACATCCTCAGGAGGAGGAAttacaaaagttcaaaaaagaatttgaagcaTGGCAAGCTGCAAGGTTTAGAGAGTGCTCAAGGGTTATTGAAGTTAGTAGCATCAATAGACGGTCAGTTGCTCAGGAAAACCTTGCCAAGGAGAAGATAGCAATAAATGCAAATACAAGGAGAACATCAAGCCAGAAGGTCTCAGCGGAACCCAAAGGTTCAACAGTGGAGATGAAATCATATAAAAGTATTGGTCTAGATGATTGCGTTAAGAGGGAAACATTCCCAGCTGAGCAGAGGGGAACCTTTTCTTTGAGAAGCAAAGCCATGGATGCAGATTTTGAACACCCTTGCCTGATAAGTTGTGATCAGAAAGATAAATCGCATGGCCCAACAAAGATTGTTATTCTGAAGCCTGGTCCTGATAAGATGTGCGTCCATGAAGAGCACTGGAAAAATTCCTCAGGGAATTTAGGAGAAAGAGTTAGTATTGAAGATTTTCTTGATGAGGTCAAGGAGCGGCTGAGATGCGAATTGCAAGggaaaagttttaaaaagggTTATACAGCTCGTGGAAGTGGAATAGAGACGCCGTATAGTGAGAGGCCATCTCACAGAAGACAAATAGCTCAGAACATAGCCACACAGGTTAGAGATAGTGTCACAAGAGACATTGGAATAAATTTACTTCGTTCAGAATCCACAAGATCATACAACAGTGAAGTTCAATTTATTGGTTTAGATTCCCCAGAATTCGTAAGCAAAGATACCAGAAGATTGTTGGCAGAGAGACTGAGAAATGTTCGAAGCAAAGATTCAGACCTTGATAGTGGGAGCTCTAGGTCATCTGTATGTGATCATGAGAGAGTTATGAACCAAGTAGAAACGACTTTGACAAATGGAAAACATAGAGATTATTGGGAAGTACTCAGAGATGCAGAAGAAATACAAACTAGATCTTTCAGGCATGAGGCGAACCAAAATGAGGTTCTTCCCAAAGAACTATCTCCTATGAATCTCACCAGGTCATTATCAGCTCCAGTGTCAGGAACGTCATTTGGGAAGCTTCTTCTGGAGGACCGGCACATTTTAACCGGTGTCCACATTCAGAGAAAACATGAAGCAAGTGATCATGTGGCGATGAGTTGCAAAaagcagaagaaagagaggtttaattttaaagaaaaggtttCCAATTTCAGATATAATTTCACTCTTAGAGGGAAGCTGTTTGGCAGAAAGACGCAATCGATTAGCGGATTACATAGTGCCAACCTATACTCTTCCAAAGACATCTTGAGTGGACCAACTGTTGTAATGAACTCTGGAGAGCGCCACGAAAGGGTATAATTTCTCAACTATTTCAACTCTGGTTCCACACTTTCATATTcactaattatttttcttcattatccCAGGAGAATTTCACTGAGGTGCCTCCGAGTCCTGCTTCTGTGTGCAGCAGTGTCCAAGAAGAGTTCTGGAAGTTATCTGACCATCACAGTCCAATATCAACTTCAGATGTAACTCCTAGAGAGGAGAACTCTGTTTCCCAGGTCTTTAGGGAGATAAGTTCTAACTTGAAAGGTAAGAGGAATTACTTTTATGCACGATCAATTTGACACTAGTACTCAATGCCGTAGTAGAAAGTACATTTTCCtggatttgtttcttttaagacTTTATATTTCTCAGGATTCTTATACATTGATATACTCTTTCTTCTAGTGTTATCAAATTATATCTACGTAGATCCACTATtgccatttttgttttcttacatCTTAAATCTGTTCTCTTCAAGTACTTCCTCTTCAGAAGTTGTGTGCTTCTGCTTATGTATTTTGGTTGATTCACagattttaaaagaaacttaGTATAGGtattgccatttttttttgtatctaATATACTTTTAGTTATTAGTCGACTGCTTTGTCTATATTAATGGGTTGACGAGCTGTATAGGTTATGAGCCACCTTAccttttgtatatataaataagctGTTAACATCtcttttaaacttataaaaaaaattctcagaTTTTAACTCtttgttcaaatatttgtttatatttttttctgcCGCAGAACTTCGAAGACAGCTGAATCAACTTGATTCGGATGATATTGAGGACAAAGTGGAACAGCAGCCTGTTGAGTCCGAAATCACAAAACTTGAAGATCCCGCAGAAGCTTACATACGAGATCTTCTTATTGTTTCTGGTATGTATGATGGATCAACAGATAACAACTTTACACGAAATAACGCAGATACAAAGTCTATCAGCAACGCAATCTTTGAAGAAGTGGAAGAAGCATATAGAAAATCAgagataaaaaatgaaatcattgGGAAGGAGCAGAGTGAAAATAGTGTAGATcacaaaatgttatttgatcTTTTGAACGAAGTACTTCCAATCGTACTTGCGCCATGTTTAACATTGTccaaatttagaagaaaagttATTAACTCCTCTATGCCACCACGGCCATTGTTAGGAAAAAAACTATTGGATCCTGTATGGGACGTCATCCGCAAATTTATACATCCTTCAACTGATAGATCTTATTACTTGCTTGATGGTGTTATGGCTCGAGATTTAAATTCAACACCATGGTCCTCATTAAGGGATGATGAGATTAACACGATTGGGAGGGAGGTTGAAGCTCTGATCATGAAGGATTTGGTTGAAGAAATTGTGAAGGATTTGCTAAAATGATGCTGCAGAGTTTTAATTCTCAGGACACTGACCTTATGCTACCACTTGGAGTGGACAGAAATTGCatggaaaaatcaaatatattgaGGATACCACGCTTGATATTCACCCGAaatatacctttttttttagtttctttttacgTACATATGATTTGTCAATGCAGATTGGCTTCAAGTGAAGGTGTTATTCAGATGTAAATGACTCTTATCCGATGTGAATTATCATAATTTGTAAAGGAAAGTTAACATGATATTTCTCTCTGCAGTTTGTGCCCAACTCTTGCCCTTTGCCATAATTTGTAATATCCAGCGTCAGAAAACTTAAACAATCAGCTGGCGCAAGTTCCAATGTTCGGTTGCTACGACAAAAGGTATAACTCgtacaaataattgaagtttATGCCATGTATTTATTCCTTTTGCCCCCTACTATGagattgttttgtttgattccCAGTTACGTTTTATGAAGGCCAtgtttataaagtttaaatattgcAATTCTCTGTGAGATTGACATGCTTTGGCTTGTTAGAAACCGAATGCTTTGTGTGAATTAACCAGGTAAaaggattattattatttatttattttttaataactaggtaaaaagaattaatgGTTAGACATTATTCGATAAAAATTCTTCAGCTTACTCACCCAACCTACGCCATAAATTCTCCAAGCCAGTCGAAAAAATGGTCAATCTTACTATTAAAAGAGAGCCACCCCAATTGAAAGGAAGTGGAACTTTACCAATTCCCATATAGCAAATTGTGGGTCTATCTATGTATGATGTTTCATCATGGGTTAGGTAGAGCATACTCTTACTCTAAATGTGAAAGCCAAGAGCTGAAAGAGTTTAAAAAACTTCATGACCtttatttttacttataaCAACACCTTAATGCTTCTTAAACTTTGTCATATTACTCATCGGTTTCACAAGGAGGATACATAAATTAGGATCTGAAATGGTGTGTGACAGTAATTTTGTACGAAAGTTTGAATTGTAAAATATCATTAtaggtttcaaatttttagtaTATACACATAACTTTAGctatatagagagagagtttAGCATATATAAATacagagaaagagagagagtgagtgatcatgtaaaattaaatatctatcCATGGACATAGAAGAAGCTGGATTCATACCGAACCAACTTGAGGTATAATTATTGCAGGAGGTGAAATGTTGATAGTTTTGGACTCCGCTCTTCTTGGTCAATGACTCAATTGTCATTGGCTTGGCAAAACGTCTTCGTTTTATATACAGGACTTTGGAGTTACGTCTGTTTTCCATTTGTTTTGAAACTGATTAGTATTCTTAGAAAATGAGTtaaatcctttttttcttagagGTTGGAGAATCTTTGGTCCTTATCATGTGGTGGATAAGTGTATAGTTTTTGTCTTTCCATTAGCACAAATGTAAATGGAAGGAAATTCtgttttgtttcatattattatgATTGTTCACACtgtaaattagaaaaagagagagagagagaaagagattgAATATGATTGATGATTGATGATTAATGGTGGGGGCAAGGCAATGTTTGGGACGGAGAAGTATATTGTTTGGCCGCCCCTTGATTTTGACCTGCCTAGCTCTCTCTCCTAGTGCTTACTGGTGGAGCACATGCTCTGTCGGCTAATCatccctttccctttctctctttcgttggattaatcaattttatcttctaatctccccttctttcttctccctaaCATCTCTCCTATTTTATTCCCTTTTCACCTTCTTAATTAAAGGTTTATTATAATCAATTTTAGGGATCATTGGTTACAGCAAACAAAGTGTATAGTAACTTAGTATGATATGTACTAACAAATTTGAGACTTCACaaagttattttatatatttataacaattataatgGGTAACACTTTTAGggataataattttttaatagcAATATGATCTAGCATTGGTAGGCTCTAAGGGCctaatctaatttttataatattttttgtattgtggtgtatatgtttttaaatttattttagggttAATGCAAgtctaaaatttcaattttgtgtttggtagatttttaaaacaaaattttaaaagataagttagcaattttataaaattagggACAAATTAGATATAGATGTTCAAGTTTGATGGgctcatttgaaattttaaccTATATCTTTTcgtaacttaattaattattcaaattcattcttgaattatattttcttctagtgattattatataaaattattctcATTTCTGTGTCCCAcacacaatttaaaatttgtttctagcGCAATTGATAATTATGGTCACTTTTACATGTAATGGgaaaactaatatattttaggTCTCAATTACTTTATGAGtactaattattaattattatttttgtttccatcactctcatttcaattttaattgtttaccGAAACAACAATTATGAAGATGGACTTAGCGAAACAATTAAGGAGACAATAACGAT of the Cucumis sativus cultivar 9930 chromosome 3, Cucumber_9930_V3, whole genome shotgun sequence genome contains:
- the LOC101212814 gene encoding uncharacterized protein LOC101212814 isoform X1 — encoded protein: MGGLLYPLDFDHRTMAKKIFNQRRRHGGLETPRNSLELQMESSQNYCAVEEIPYSYQIDEVFSDKDYLKNEASMKKLIDREISTRTNVKHNGPSIVARLMGMDMLPLDAKDVVELSDKRHNSKGVKTSNKESNGRGLHSLASSKSNYSKQMDLHSSYHDNDKDADRDRWGSSQKMGVSHRQEHPQEEELQKFKKEFEAWQAARFRECSRVIEVSSINRRSVAQENLAKEKIAINANTRRTSSQKVSAEPKGSTVEMKSYKSIGLDDCVKRETFPAEQRGTFSLRSKAMDADFEHPCLISCDQKDKSHGPTKIVILKPGPDKMCVHEEHWKNSSGNLGERVSIEDFLDEVKERLRCELQGKSFKKGYTARGSGIETPYSERPSHRRQIAQNIATQVRDSVTRDIGINLLRSESTRSYNSEVQFIGLDSPEFVSKDTRRLLAERLRNVRSKDSDLDSGSSRSSVCDHERVMNQVETTLTNGKHRDYWEVLRDAEEIQTRSFRHEANQNEVLPKELSPMNLTRSLSAPVSGTSFGKLLLEDRHILTGVHIQRKHEASDHVAMSCKKQKKERFNFKEKVSNFRYNFTLRGKLFGRKTQSISGLHSANLYSSKDILSGPTVVMNSGERHERENFTEVPPSPASVCSSVQEEFWKLSDHHSPISTSDVTPREENSVSQVFREISSNLKELRRQLNQLDSDDIEDKVEQQPVESEITKLEDPAEAYIRDLLIVSGMYDGSTDNNFTRNNADTKSISNAIFEEVEEAYRKSEIKNEIIGKEQSENSVDHKMLFDLLNEVLPIVLAPCLTLSKFRRKVINSSMPPRPLLGKKLLDPVWDVIRKFIHPSTDRSYYLLDGVMARDLNSTPWSSLRDDEINTIGREVEALIMKDLVEEIVKDLLK
- the LOC101212814 gene encoding uncharacterized protein LOC101212814 isoform X2, coding for MESSQNYCAVEEIPYSYQIDEVFSDKDYLKNEASMKKLIDREISTRTNVKHNGPSIVARLMGMDMLPLDAKDVVELSDKRHNSKGVKTSNKESNGRGLHSLASSKSNYSKQMDLHSSYHDNDKDADRDRWGSSQKMGVSHRQEHPQEEELQKFKKEFEAWQAARFRECSRVIEVSSINRRSVAQENLAKEKIAINANTRRTSSQKVSAEPKGSTVEMKSYKSIGLDDCVKRETFPAEQRGTFSLRSKAMDADFEHPCLISCDQKDKSHGPTKIVILKPGPDKMCVHEEHWKNSSGNLGERVSIEDFLDEVKERLRCELQGKSFKKGYTARGSGIETPYSERPSHRRQIAQNIATQVRDSVTRDIGINLLRSESTRSYNSEVQFIGLDSPEFVSKDTRRLLAERLRNVRSKDSDLDSGSSRSSVCDHERVMNQVETTLTNGKHRDYWEVLRDAEEIQTRSFRHEANQNEVLPKELSPMNLTRSLSAPVSGTSFGKLLLEDRHILTGVHIQRKHEASDHVAMSCKKQKKERFNFKEKVSNFRYNFTLRGKLFGRKTQSISGLHSANLYSSKDILSGPTVVMNSGERHERENFTEVPPSPASVCSSVQEEFWKLSDHHSPISTSDVTPREENSVSQVFREISSNLKELRRQLNQLDSDDIEDKVEQQPVESEITKLEDPAEAYIRDLLIVSGMYDGSTDNNFTRNNADTKSISNAIFEEVEEAYRKSEIKNEIIGKEQSENSVDHKMLFDLLNEVLPIVLAPCLTLSKFRRKVINSSMPPRPLLGKKLLDPVWDVIRKFIHPSTDRSYYLLDGVMARDLNSTPWSSLRDDEINTIGREVEALIMKDLVEEIVKDLLK